ATGCGGACACCCTGCGGTGTGTCCTTCAACCTCTGGGACGTTGGGGGGCAGCCCAACCTCCGGGCCAGCTGGCACCACTACCTGGAGGACACCAACATCCTGGTCTTCGTGCTAGACAGCGCAGACACGGCTCGGCTGCCTGAAGCATTGGCGGTGCTGGAGGAGACCCTGAGCCACCCTGGTCTGGCCGAGGTCCCCGTCCTCCTCCTGGCCAACAAGCAGGAGCTGCCAGGGGCCGTGGCTCCTGCTGAGCTGGGGCAGCAACTGTGCAGGGGACGGCTGGCAGAGCACCCGTGGATGCTGCGGGGCTGCAGCGCCCACACTGGGCAGGGCTTGCAGGATAtcctgggggtgctgggggaGTTGCTCCGGGGTGTGAGGCAGGGATCTCTGTCCCCAGAGCAGCCCCTCAGCTGAACCACAGGATTCTGCTTTGCCTATGAGGGACAGAAGGGTTTCattttcctcccagctccacGCTACTGTCCTGGTGGAGCAGGACTTGCAGCGGCTGTTCGGCTGTAAGATGTCGCCTATGCGTATGATCTTCAAGCCATGGAAGTCAGTCAGGATTAGTGCTGATGGACAACGCGTGTGTATTAATTCATTGTTCCCTgagggttggaaccagatgatttTAAGGACTTTTCCAACCAAAGACATTCTGCTATTCTTGTCTTGgttcattcttttccttccgTTATTTCTAGTGAATGCTGTTTTTCCCCTTGGATTACATTTAAGTATAAGGAAATTAAATGTGGACTTCTGAGTGTTTGGAAATGCCTGCATGACAAAACGTGAGTAGCCTCGGGGTGGTCAAGGTGAAGCCCTATCTCTGGGATATCTTAAAATCAGGTGATATCATGCAGGCAGACTGAGAGCCAAAGGGCTCCCCATGCTCACCACATCCTGGGCACCCAAAATGCCCATTGCATGCAGCTTTGGATGGGGCTGGGGCCTTTGCTGCAGCAAGGGGGGCTCCATCTGCTCCCACTGAGCCCTGTTTCCCTGGCCTTATTGTCAGCGTTCAGCTGGTAACATGGTCTGCTTTTCTTTGACTTGAATCTGAGCGCCAAGGGTAGAAGCGGCCAAGTCATGGGACAGCAGGGTTTGGGAGGACATCCTTCAAAGCACAGCTTAAGGCAGGGCCGGCTCTGAGGTTAGAGCTGGTTGCTGCAGGTACTGTGCCTTCAGTGAGCATCCCGAGATCAGGTAGGACAAGGGGCCTCTGTGGGGCCAGGGGGAGCACTGGAACCACTGCCCAGGGATGGTTCAAAGAGAAGCTGTAATGCACAGATACAGGAACACCTCAGGGCAGGAAGGCCAACAAGAACAAGAAGTGCTAAGAAGAGCTGCTTGTTTCAGTcattataaaatcacagaatcgtttgagctggaaggaatctttaaagaccatctggtccaacttccctgcaacaaacagggacacctacagctccatcaggtgcccagagccccatccaggcTCTACATCATAGGAGTTTGCAAAAGAAACTGttagaaaatgcagagaaatgtcATCATTATCACTTTGATACACCTAAAAGGTGTATACTAATTTCCTCCTCCTAAATAATACCACCTGTAAAGCTTCACTGCATGCAGCCCACAGAAACAGAGGAGCTAAACTTCATGTACCTCCACTGCTTCAAACACCTTTGCTACGTGGTATTAAACACCAGCCATGCAATTAAGGTCACATTACCATTGAATACACCTTGGCATTTACAAGGGTTAATTAATTGGCATTCCTCACCTTTCTGATACTTGATTATGGCATTTAAATCACAATCAACTTCGTGTCTGCAAAGCGTTACAAGAAATGATTTCCCTGAGGTTCAGAGTTGAATTATTCTTAAATCTACTTTTTTAACCAAGCCATCATTGTGATGGGGTCACAAAGCCAGCAGTTACTCCAACAAGAGGACAAACCCATGCAGTCCCCGGGCCAGATTTAGCAACAGAAGGAGCAGTCTTTggaagggctgagctggagaTTTCCTCAGGAAGACAGACAGCATCCCAGAGCAGACTGGGATTAGCTTTGCTGATGTACCACAGCAGTTGCTCTCCCTACCCACGGGAGATGTTCTTACATCCCCATCTAGATTCCTTTGCTGACACTGTTCCTGGTGGAAACAGAGACCAAACCCATTCATTTTAGCTCCTTTGGGCCGGATTGGAAGGGGTCTTAAAATACACCCAGTTCCAAAGCCCTGCCATGGACAGGCACACCTCTCACTAGTGCACCTTGCCCAGGaccacatccaacctggcctctCTGCTCCAAGAGGTTCAGGAGAAGCTATAATCCCTGAAGGAGTTTGTTCCAGTTTCTCCACCCGGCTGATAGGAGCAATGTTTTCCAGCAGTCAGTTCTGGAGAGCTGGAAGATTTCCTGCTGAATCCTGCAGAGCTGTCTGCAAGGCTGAGGAACAGGGCACAGTGATGGATGGGAGCGGGGGCAAGGAATGCATCTTCCTATACAAACATTGAAAACTGAACTTGACTGCTCACAAAACATCTCCATCTCACCCTCATTTCTCCTCTGTATTCACATAGATTCTATGGGGGGCCATCTGGCTCCATGAGGTAGGAATAAACAACCAAGAGATACAGATCACAAAGGGTGATCAGCACACAAATAGTTAAGGTGCAGGCATGAACTCCATGACGCTTCATCTCAACACAGgacaaaaccccacaaaacaaagcactgtttgccactgaacagcaaacagaacagcCAGCTCACCTTCCAAACCTGCTTCCCTGGGTCACAGGGACAGCAGGATGGGTGGTGGCCATGGTGACAAAGCTCTGCCTCTtgcagcccacagctctccactgctttttttcccccttcccttcttGAGAGGTGCCTTCTAATGGCTTGCCATAATTTGTTGTCCTACATCTGCTTGAATAGAAGCGTGATTTTGCCACAAAGGGGGACAATTTTTAACGCGGAAAGAACACAAGGCAACCAGGTTGCTTTGGTAGAAAAGACCCATTTGAGACACACTCAAAACCCAAAGGACATTATGGGTCAGATCAGAAGAACAAAATAGGTCACACTTAGAGATTTtaagtttctcttttttaaatacACCTGCAGTGGATCTTCACGTTCATTTCTCTGTTGGGCagaccaagcaaacaaaatggaaatgctcGTGTTTGAAAAAGTATGAGGAGGATCAACGTATCTCCTAGTTTTTGTTCCTTCTAAGATGTTTCCTAGAGTAACACATTCAATTCTCTAACATGGCATCTCACAAGTCAGCCAGGAAGGGCCCACTGGAAGCTAAAACAGATGGCCACGATACCACAGCACAATGCGAAGCCCATCTCCAACCCACTTGGGAACCCCAAGAGTAGAACTCCTACCTCGAGGTGAGGGCTGCTGCCACCCAGCTCGGCCACAGATCCCTGCCCAGGGCTTCCCAAGGCTCAATGCAGGAGCGGCGCCTGCCATCCCGAGTGGCAAATCACTGCAGAGCAACAGATCCCAAATGGCACTGGGAACCTGGAAAGCAAGTCTCTGGCGTTGGAGCAGGACGGTGAGCTCCTCTATGCTACAGAACACCACACCGTCAGCAGGAATCACTGCCTCCCAGTCACGCTGATCAGCCGCAGCCCACTTAGCATCGCCTCCTGTACACGTTTATGGACATACCTTACAGAAAAGTATAAAACTCCGTACCAGAACAGTACCCAAGTTCCAGAGACCACTGCGTTAGCTTACTTTATTCGTTCTTGTAACATACGTCAGACGTTGAGCTGGAGTTCTGCTAACTAAAACCTAGTCAAAGACAAAAACCCCTACAGGTTGATCTGCAAAGACTAAGCACTTCCATCACTTTCAAAATAACTtcttgaattattattatttaatagtATTTGATAGCAGCTTTTTATTGGTTACAAAACCTAAGCCCATATACAAAATTAGGAACACATTTAGATGCCTCTTTGAAAGAACGTTTTAGTCTATTTTAACtgatagtttaaaaaaataataaaaacaatgccATTTTAAACACTGTTCTGAAAACGTAAAAGTGCAGCAATatactttgtttcctttattaaCTATGCGATGGTGCAATCCCAATCAAAAGCTGATAAGGTCACAACAGACAGAACTGAGCACATGCCTCGTCTTGCCTGAACCCAGTTGGCCGATGTTCACTTGGAACGTAATGCACTGGGTGCAAGAAAAAGATCAGATCTTCACAGTCGTGGAAAACCGTTGTTTTAATATCAATTTGAAGGTGATGGGTAGGATAACAGTGAGCACAGGCTGAGCAGGGTCACCGTCAGTCTATACGGCAGAGAAGGAAACCAAATGGAGTTAGAAGGGGAAATATTTGTTCACAATAACACCTGCCGGAACTCCAATTCCACAAACCCTTTTGTGACCTTACCTAACTTTGACTTTTTATTGTTTAGTTTCTTAGCGAACACCACACATTTTCAAGATTTTAGACTATAGTGTGTGAATAGGATGCAGTTACCATATGAAGCTTCAACTCAacttctgggaaaagaaaaaaggcacaaTGAACTTCAACTCAATTTTATGTGCACGAGAGTTGAAAAATCTGAGCCACCTTAAAGAGAAATTGATTCTAAAATTTATAAAACCTATAAATAATCAGAGGCCAAACCACTATATTAAAACAGATTATCTAGCAAGTAAAAATCTTGCAGTTTAAACATACGCTTGTATCCAGCTGGGATACAAGACAACTCGCTCTTTAAAGTGGCTCCACCTTGGcagatatatatttaatgaatgCACACCTGCTATGCGTTGTtcatcagt
The sequence above is a segment of the Excalfactoria chinensis isolate bCotChi1 chromosome 1, bCotChi1.hap2, whole genome shotgun sequence genome. Coding sequences within it:
- the ARL11 gene encoding ADP-ribosylation factor-like protein 11, whose protein sequence is MGKLLSKGWRKRDARVVMLGLDLAGKSTILYQLKGGHATETCPTVGFNVEAMRTPCGVSFNLWDVGGQPNLRASWHHYLEDTNILVFVLDSADTARLPEALAVLEETLSHPGLAEVPVLLLANKQELPGAVAPAELGQQLCRGRLAEHPWMLRGCSAHTGQGLQDILGVLGELLRGVRQGSLSPEQPLS